The following proteins come from a genomic window of Nitrosopumilaceae archaeon AB1(1):
- a CDS encoding GHMP kinase, translating into MEGIAFCPGHITGFFKAEIKKSAEKTGSLGAGFSIQYGVKSRVRLVEKTSIPFEITTTGFDTDNTNVSEYVLQYFMNNSVINHTIQVEQHIEIPVGYGLGSSGAAALSLAFALDKALDTRYSKERIALIAHNAEIDCKTGLGDVLGSYKGGIEIRTKPGAPGIGKVELVDDHSHKVVLICFAPIATKTFMKKLSTINGLGGKMVKQFQASKDIYHFQDMSIEFGRHVGIITERLGRVIEELRDEGIKCGIAFFGETIFTIIKESEISRVQKIASRYDTARVITTQIDHKGPRLIE; encoded by the coding sequence ATGGAAGGAATCGCGTTCTGCCCCGGACACATCACTGGATTCTTCAAGGCAGAGATAAAAAAGTCTGCAGAGAAGACCGGTTCCCTTGGTGCAGGATTTTCAATACAGTATGGTGTGAAGAGTAGAGTGAGACTAGTTGAGAAGACAAGCATTCCATTTGAAATCACTACAACTGGATTTGATACAGATAACACCAATGTATCAGAGTATGTTTTACAATATTTTATGAATAATAGTGTGATTAATCATACCATACAAGTAGAGCAGCATATTGAGATTCCAGTTGGATACGGACTAGGAAGTAGTGGAGCTGCTGCACTATCTTTGGCATTTGCACTAGACAAAGCTCTTGATACTAGATATAGTAAAGAGAGAATTGCACTAATTGCACACAATGCAGAGATTGATTGTAAGACTGGACTTGGTGATGTATTGGGATCGTACAAGGGTGGAATAGAGATTAGAACAAAACCCGGAGCTCCGGGTATTGGTAAAGTAGAGTTGGTAGATGATCACTCTCACAAGGTTGTATTGATTTGTTTTGCACCAATTGCCACAAAAACATTTATGAAAAAATTATCTACAATAAATGGACTTGGAGGTAAGATGGTAAAACAATTTCAAGCATCAAAAGATATCTATCATTTTCAAGACATGTCAATAGAGTTTGGAAGACATGTAGGAATTATCACTGAACGTCTGGGCAGAGTCATTGAAGAGTTGAGAGATGAAGGCATAAAGTGTGGAATTGCTTTTTTTGGCGAGACCATATTTACGATAATAAAGGAATCAGAGATTAGTCGGGTACAAAAAATTGCCTCAAGGTATGATACTGCACGAGTAATTACTACTCAAATAGACCACAAGGGTCCACGATTAATTGAATAG